The genomic stretch TTCACACTTAATATGGAATTCTCTTTCTAATGTAAAATTTTAAAATGTATTTCTAATATCAATTTTCAAAATGATAACACTTGAATGCTTATATTTTATTTTGAAACTCTTATGGTTTTTGAAAATATGCAAAAAGTTCCAAAACTTTTTAATAATGATGAACACTTTGAAAATAATGTTTGAATTGtgtaaaattgatttgaaaatgatgaaatttgTTTTCTAATCTAAAGTGCCTTATATACACTTATAGAAACCTTTTGAATGGAGGAAATATTTTAAAAAGGTCCCATGAAGCATTGGCATGCCCTACATCGATGGTGTTTCATGAAAAGGTGTATACTTTCAtgtggtaatcgattaccatatAGGTGCAATCGATTACCATCATCCAAAGAATACAgaattttaaattttcaaactggtaatcgattaccatggGTCTATAATTGATTACCATTGCTTTTCTTTTGAAAAATCACACTAGACAGCTTTGCTTCAATGGTTTCTATGAGCAATCTTTGAAAACATATAAGACGAAGTTTTAATGACATTTTTCAACATGTTAATGGTGTTGGAAATGTAGATGTCAACATGTTACAGGATTTTGAGGTTGTGGTAACTATTAAGGGAGTTGTATGAAGCTTCAAAGAAGAAACAATAAGTTATACTCGGAATTGAATTTAGAGCCTTATACTGAGAAAATCAAGTTGTCGTATTTTGTAGTTTCTCTTATGATTAACGTGTACCTTATACTTAAGTGTAATTGTTGAAGTAGAGGAATTTTAGGGTTATATAAGGTTGTTAGTGAGTTTTTGTTATGTAATGCTTTTTGTTTTAATGGAATTGTTGTTTGGGACATAATAAACCTTAAAATTTGAGTAATCTTTTCTAATTTTGGCCTATTTTGGTATGTATATGATGGCATAACGTGTGGCACAAATTTGACAAAGTTTGGCCTAATATTTGACAAAAAAATATGGCATAATTTGGCCTTCATTTACCCTAACATTTGGCATAAATTGTGGCATAATTTTTCCTTCATTTGACCTAACATTTTACAGAAAATATGGCATTATTTTTCCTTCATTCGGCCTAAAATTTGACaacaattttaaaacaaaaaacACCATATGATTCATTCATGAAATCAGAAACAAGTTGTCATACCCAGTACTAATACAAAATAGAGCTTAATACAAACAAGTTCTTCCAAACCAACTAACTTATTTTTTTTTCATTACATGGACAAAATAGACTATAACAAGTGTCTGACAAAATACATAGCCAAAATACAACTCCATAATATCATTATTGCTTCAATTTCCCTCCTCGTCTTCATTGAGTTAATCCCTTTTGAACTTCATCCCAACTTTTCATTCTCCTAGAACTTCCGCTTGCACCTATTGAGGTATCCTCTTCAGGAATTACAAATGGATTTTCGGGATGTTTTCCAGACCCCGCGGTGTATTTTGTTTTGAGATTCATAGTTCTAACACTCTTTCTTGTATGAAATGTACCAATGTTGAATTTCTTCATATTTGAAATCATACTCTTTACTATAATGGGAAGTAAGAGTTACTACAGTTATATATGTGTGTAAAACTGTGAATTTTAAAATTTTGGCAATCACACTTACAAGACCATTGGTAGTTGGATCCACAACTCCTAGAGGCTTGAATGCTCTAGACTTAGCCAATTTGGGTTCTTTACCAATGAAGGTTCTGATACCAAATGAATTTGGAAGGGTTGGGTTTACAGGGGGTGTTGGTTTGACAGGGATACTGTCAATACTTAGAGACTGAATGTCAAGTACGACATCATTATTAACTTCATTCAACAATGATGCTAATATATCAAGGTCTATCCCATGGCACCTATTCAAATTAGGTTCTTGATCAACTGAAGCTTGAGTATCTAGTTCAGCCTGAGCATCTAGTGCAGTTTAAGCATTTGGATATGAACTCGATAGTTACTTTATCGTTTATCGCTATTATTTGGTTAAATGTTATGATCTATAACATCGATAATGAGGCgtcttattttattttattgttgaGTTAGTCATTGGATGATGATGTCTTGATTTAGCATTTAGAATTGTTGAGGTATTTGAAGTTTATAAATATTAAGTTGAAATTTCGTTGCGATTATTTTGATTTAGATATGAAGTATGTATGTTGTGAAATGTTTTTGAAAGTTTTGTTGGTTGGTTGTCGAAGTGACACCTTAATTATTGAGTAATTCCTTTTATATAAGTTTCGAGGTTTATGTGTTATTATTGTGAGTTACCTTAAATTGATTGTTCATTTGTttgaaaagagaaaaaaatacCAGGTAAAGAGATTTATAGTCAAGTTTGTAGTGGAATTGATATCTTGGAGGGAGATTTTAGTTGCATTTTCACAAAAACTTTGAACTGAACTAGTACTAGACGAATTAACCTTTAAGTAGAAGTGACCACGGATTCCGTATTAGTATTTGTAGTTACACTTTTATCAACTTTTCTCTAATAGTTATGGCTTTAATAAAATTCTTTTGATGCAAGCCAAGTTTTTTTAGGACAAAAAAACGATTTAAGTATAAGGGAATTTGATCAAGAGTACTTTCATCGTTTTCAGTTAGGTATTTTCTAAATTTTTTCATCTCGTTTTGTATAGTTTGTTACCAAGTTTTTCTATTTTGTCAATGTTTCAAGCATATAAGAGAAATGGAACTGTATTGATGATCGGGAAAAGAAAACTCCAATTTAAAAAAGATAAAAGAAAATTATGAGTCACTCGTAAAAGTGTGTTACAGTCGAAATTTCCTCGGGAGGGGAAGTTCTATTTTTGATCTAGCAAGAATTATGACTTGCCCGTAATAATGGATTACGGCCTAATTCCCCTAGACTTAGAGTGACTCTTGAAGATTCTTTTGTTTTCTTTCAAGCCCTTTGGATTCCGAGTGTTTGGTTTTGTAATTAAGATGTTTTTATTGTCAATTAATGCCCAGAAACATATATAAGTGATGTAAACATTGAACAAAAACCTATTAAGCTTTACATATTTTACTTCTTTTGCAATTTACTGTTTTTCTGCATTTTTGTTGTAAAAGTCTCCTTGGAGCAATTTGTAACAACGAGATTCACTGAAATACATATTTTACTTTTAATTGCTTATCATTTCATCATCTGTATGTCTTTATCTTCTATTTGCATGCATGCTTTAAGTTTAATCATTTCTGAGTAATTTACTAGAATTGTCTTAGGACAGACTTCATGTAAATTTCCAACTAATTTGTTATAAGAAAAATCACAAAGTTGTTTTGGTGTTTCTGTCTTTCAAGTTATATAAGCTTTTATGAAAGTAAAGGTAAAATAAATATTACTTACACGTTGAAAGGATGTGGTCTGATATCCAGGGATCgaattaaaaaatttaattagTCGAGGCAAattatatatattaatataaatatttatataaaGAATAATTATATCAATGTAAACGTAATAAAATTATTGTGAAAAAAATTAAACTATCATAATTTTGTTATTTTATATCCAAAAAAAATTGAAGATGcttaaatatataaaaaagaTATCTACGAGTCATTATATTTTGAAATTATTCTATAATTTTTTCcttatttttgtttttaatatgTAATAAAACAACCAATCACTAATTTATGTATATTTAGTTCTTCAAATATACAAAAACTATTTCTTTTGTGGGGGCATTATTTGTAtttcattggataagaaacaaaCTCTTTAAATGATTTATAATAATATAAGCAACCTGGTGGGGGCAGTTGTCCCCAATGGCATACATGTAGATTCGTGCTAGGTGATGTAGATATAAGTTCATATGTCAATTCTTAGGTgcattttttttataaaaaaattcaaaaaactTTTTACTACAACTTAAAAGATAAAAAGTTTCAATTAAACACACTAATATACATATGATAGGAAATTTACACACAAAATGGATAAATTAAATTTATTGTCCATTTCTATTAATATATATGAACAAATAAAAATATGCTTATAAAAAAAGCATTGAGGTAATAGTAACTTAAAcatattaaattaaaattaaaaagaaaaCAGTGTATATTGCATAAATTACAAACTAATGCAGTCACTTATAGGCACAAAAATCCAATTAAACAAAAGGAACAATGGATATGTGTTTTTATCTTTCCTTAAGTCATCTAAACAAAGACAAATggaattaaaaaagaaaataatgtGATATGCTTTCATCCTTATAATTGCAAGAAATCTTATTCTTCAGCTGTGGCACTTGCATGACTCAAATCAACAGAAAGATCAAGAACCTGAAAAAACAAATCCATATGATCAAGAAAAATAAATCTGGATATTAAGTGCTACATTACATTGTCTACCTTAGATATATGATTTTTCTGAAATTTTTACATACCTTTCCAGTGATCTTACTGTACATCTCAACCACATCTTTCACAGTGGTTTCAAAGTGAGTGGTAGCATCATAGCTCTACAAGGATTTAATTTAAGGTTAGTACAATGTTCGAAAGAAAACCTACGGACACTTAAACACTTAAACACGACACAGACAATGATACTGCGACACTAgtaaaaaattgaaaaaaaataaattaaatataatcATAAGTGCTAGTGTATTTTTTAGATGTGTCGTTAACAGAGATTCTTCTCAGTACTTACTGTAGAGATGAAGCAACCATCAGTAGCATGATCATTGGTGGGTTCATATCTGTCATAGATGTCATAGAAAATCTCATCTACTGGTCCAAGAAGATCAATTCCAGGTTTCAATTCAACCTGAGGTTGGTCAGTTTCTGCTTCTGTTGTAACAAAAGCAATATATTTTCCTTTTGGAGCAACATTGTGAGCATAAGAGCAGCAGAATAGATACCTGCAATAATCAATGAAATCATGAACCAGTTAGCTTCAAATTAAGATTAAGAAATCACCTTAGAAGTTAGAAGTTCAAACCAAACTTACATGTCCGATTTACGGCCAAGTTGCTTCTGTGGCAGAATGACTTGTGCTGAGTGAGAATCATTAGTGTCTGGAATAGGATGGCTCATAATACATATTGCACGCGCAACTTTTCCAACATTCTGAACCTGTTGGATTGATTATATGGTGTCAGGCAAAGATCGCAGCTAGTCATCATGTTTAGAAATCTAGCAGACTTACCTTATCAGACAGATATGATGGATCACACACAACTTTCTTGCATTTTGCAGTTTCTCCTTCTGAAGTCACGCCGATGGCTTTCCCAGCATCGTCGAACTCAACCTATGTACCAGAATACTAAAATATGAGGTGAAATGCACAACAGAAAAGGGTTATCACAAACTTTTCGTAATTCAACTGATTTTCCGGAATATAAAAGTATCATCACAAACTTACCTTGCATTCTGGCTTGTTCAGCATGTAAGTTCCACCATACACAGCACTCAAACGCGCAAATGCCTTTCAGTAATCAAAGGTATCGAAGTTAGTTTCGTAAGTATATTAACTTAAAAGGGAAAATAGATATGGAAAACCTGAGGCAACTCTCCGAGTCCATATAGTGGATATATGTAAGGTGAACCTCCTTGAAAGCGCGCGAGGGATTCTGCATAAACCTATACAAAACAAACAGCATTATATGATCATGGTTCCAAAAGCAGCACAATGACACTGCTATTGAAAGAACACTGTTGATGCTAAATTCTAGAAGATGGTAAAGAAATTTATACTCAACCGCGGTATATGAATAAAATCTGTGACAGTCCTTCACAACAGATCAGTGTACAAAAACAAATGAGGATAATTTGCAAATGAATACCTTAACTCTGTCGACAAAATCCTTGGCTGGCTTATCCAAGTAATTGTCATCAAGATGAAGTGCCAAAGCATGACCAATAAAGTCAATTGTATCATCTTCCAATCCATATTTCCTGCATTTGGACAAATCATTGAGAATGTAGAAAAGTAGATTGAATTAAAGTAATGAATGGTGTTTGAATAATTGACAGTTCTTGTAGATCATTTGTGGCTTGTAGATACATACGAAATCAGCTGTCTTGCTGTAACTTGGTTCAAATCAAGTCCTTCGTGAGATTTGGGATCGTTTGATTCATAATCTTGGACATAAATAAAGAACTTGCGAGCTCGGCGCTTCTCAAACAGACCCATCAAAGGTGACTTCAGTGCTTCAACATCTGTTGCTGGGACTTTGTAAATCTGAAATTCATTACAGAAAGATATGCTGCCATAAGTTTTTTTCAATTTGCAGGAGGATTCAACTCTTTAATGTAAGTTCGAAAAGTCACAATTGTGCACACCTTTCCCTTATTATACACAAAGCTTCCATCTACAGCTTTAAAATTCAAATACTTTGTAACATCTGTGTGGATGAGAACGCGAACCAAAGCTCCATTGGCCATCATAAACTACCACAAAACAGATGAAAAGTTGAGAAAAAAAGCTATATAATGCATGAAAGAGAATATGAAGCAAATTGCACCTGATATCAAATTTTCTGCTGATCTATATGGTCATGAAAAATAAGAGTGAGTTACCTTCGGTATCATGTCAACATTGTATTCTCTGCTGGAGCCCAAACTCTCTGGTGGCTTGTCATCTCCCCTATATCGCTTGAACAGCTGTGTAAGATTAAGAGACGTAGAACCTCCTCCATAGTAGTCATTTCGATCCATATGCAACACCTGAACATGAACATGGACAATAAGCATTGAAATTATTATGAAAAATTATTAAAGAGTGTGAGAGAGAATGAAATGGAATACTTTGAGGCCATCAACGGAGAGAAGACCGCTGAGAATGCATTCCTTGAGGCCAGTGCCGAGGACAATTACATCATACTCTTCATCCATGGTAGATTGAGATTGAAAGAAGAAGAATGTGGAAGAGAGATTGGAATAAAATGGGAAGAGAAAGATAAGAGAGAATTTGAGGAGTGAGTGAGGAGAGGAATAAGGAAGGATTGAGAGAGATTTGAAGCTGAACACGTCTTTAGCGCCAAACTAACGAGACTAACGCTCCACTGTCCAAAATAACTCATCTCACACTGCTTTACACGT from Lathyrus oleraceus cultivar Zhongwan6 chromosome 7, CAAS_Psat_ZW6_1.0, whole genome shotgun sequence encodes the following:
- the LOC127100712 gene encoding guanosine nucleotide diphosphate dissociation inhibitor At5g09550; protein product: MDEEYDVIVLGTGLKECILSGLLSVDGLKVLHMDRNDYYGGGSTSLNLTQLFKRYRGDDKPPESLGSSREYNVDMIPKFMMANGALVRVLIHTDVTKYLNFKAVDGSFVYNKGKIYKVPATDVEALKSPLMGLFEKRRARKFFIYVQDYESNDPKSHEGLDLNQVTARQLISKYGLEDDTIDFIGHALALHLDDNYLDKPAKDFVDRVKVYAESLARFQGGSPYIYPLYGLGELPQAFARLSAVYGGTYMLNKPECKVEFDDAGKAIGVTSEGETAKCKKVVCDPSYLSDKVQNVGKVARAICIMSHPIPDTNDSHSAQVILPQKQLGRKSDMYLFCCSYAHNVAPKGKYIAFVTTEAETDQPQVELKPGIDLLGPVDEIFYDIYDRYEPTNDHATDGCFISTSYDATTHFETTVKDVVEMYSKITGKVLDLSVDLSHASATAEE